In Panicum virgatum strain AP13 chromosome 4N, P.virgatum_v5, whole genome shotgun sequence, a single window of DNA contains:
- the LOC120669884 gene encoding E3 ubiquitin-protein ligase makorin-like: MSTHRVLCKFFMHGACLKGEYCEFSHDWKDQANNVCTFYQKGACSYGSRCRYDHVKVSRNPTVPLPSPSSSTARPSSTYLQLSSSGHPPRTGHQTDSKNQRNQISVDVPAHSASKPAWRNDFQHVVSEDGIDWSSNQTLQNQTSLKPADLPICSFAAAGNCPYGEGCPQMHGDICSTCGKMCLHPYRPDEREEHIKLCEKNHKRLESLKRSQEIECSVCLDCVLSKPTAAERKFGLLSECDHPFCIACIRNWRSNSPASGMDVNSALRACPICRKLSYYVIPSVLWYFSKEEKEEIIESYKSKLKSIDCKYFDFGTGSCPFGTSCFYRHAYRDGRLEEVVLRHLDADDGSTVIAKNIRLSDFLSRMHL, from the exons GGTTCTTTGCAAGTTCTTCATGCATGGAGCTTGCTTGAAAGGAGAGTATTGTGAGTTCTCCCATGACTGGAAAGATCAAGCGAATAAT GTTTGCACATTCTACCAGAAAGGTGCATGCTCATATGGTAGCCGTTGCAGATATGACCATGTCAAAGTTTCTCGTAACCCTACAGTGCCTCTGCCATCACCATCGTCAAGTACTGCAAGACCCTCATCTACTTATCTTCAACTTTCAAGTTCTGGTCATCCTCCTCGCACGGGACACCAAACAGATTCAAAGAATCAAAGAAATCAGATATCTGTAGATGTGCCGGCACATTCTGCCAGTAAGCCTGCATGGAGAAATGATTTTCAACACGTTGTTTCCGAGGATGGAATTGACTGGTCCTCTAACCAAACTTTGCAAAACCAGACATCATTGAAACCTGCTGATCTGCCTATTTGTTCTTTTGCTGCTGCTGGCAATTGTCCTTATGGGGAAGGGTGCCCTCAAATGCATGGAGATATTTGCAGTACCTGTGGAAAAATGTGCTTGCATCCTTATCGTCCTGATGAGAGGGAGGAGCATATCAAGTTATGTGAGAAAAACCACAAACGCCTTGAATCTCTGAAACGCAGCCAAGAGATAGAATGCAGTGTCTGTTTGGATTGTGTGCTATCAAAGCCTACTGCTGCTGAAAGAAAGTTTGGACTATTATCTGAATGTGATCATCCTTTCTGTATCGCATGCATTAGAAATTGGCGTAGCAATTCTCCTGCATCTGGTATGGATGTGAATTCAGCACTAAGGGCATGTCCAATATGTCGCAAACTTTCGTACTATGTCATTCCAAGTGTTCTTTGGTACTTCTCGAAGGAAGAGAAGGAGGAGATCATTGAAAGCTACAAATCCAAGCTCAA GTCTATAGATTGCAAGTACTTCGATTTTGGGACTGGCTCATGCCCCTTCGGTACAAGTTGTTTCTACAGG CATGCCTATAGGGATGGACGCTTGGAAGAGGTCGTACTGCGGCATCTTGATGCTGATGATGGAAGTACAGTAATTGCAAAAAATATCAG GCTGTCGGATTTCCTCAGTCGGATGCATCTTTAG
- the LOC120671504 gene encoding 4-hydroxybenzoate polyprenyltransferase, mitochondrial-like gives MLSSSRREAPCFALLQVNCKAELPDIKLLALFGFGTTILRGAACTVNDLLDRDIDKKVERTKSRPIASGALTPAQGFYFLVFQVLLWFGFLLQLNKRSLIMGASWLVLFFSYPLMKRLIHWPQAFLGFTVSCGVFIGSAAIKESLDYAVLLPMYFAGICWTLVYDTIYAHQDKKDDFKAGVKSTAITFGDNTKYWLSGFGAACITSLALTGYNAHLGSYQTSGSEHSYLVEFYLGPCKMIKEIV, from the exons ATGTTGTCTTCGTCACGAAGAGAGGCTCCATGCTTTGCTTTATTACAGGTCAATTGCAAAGCGGAGCTCCCAGACATAAAATTGCTGGCACTCTTTGGATTCGGCACAACTATCTTGAGGGGTGCTGCTTGCACGGTGAACGATCTTCTCGATCGAGACATCGATAAGAAG GTTGAGCGGACAAAAAGCAGGCCAATTGCATCAGGTGCTCTAACCCCTGCTCAAGGATTTTACTTCCTAGTATTTCAGGTTCTACTATGGTTCGGTTTTCTTCTTCAACTGAATAAACGTAG CCTTATCATGGGAGCTTCTTGGCTTGTTCTGTTTTTCTCTTATCCCCTGATGAAGAGGCTCATACACTGG CCTCAAGCCTTTCTTGGCTTCACCGTCAGCTGCGGCGTTTTCATAGGCTCGGCTGCTATTAAAGAAAGCTTAGATTATGCCGTCCTCCTTCCAATGTATTTTGCTGGCATATGTTGGACACTGGTATATGACACAATATACGCACATCAG GACAAAAAGGATGACTTCAAAGCAGGAGTTAAGAGCACCGCCATAACTTTTGGAGATAATACAAAGTACTGGCTTAGTGGCTTTGGTGCTGCATGCATTACCAGCTTAGCACTCACTGGCTACAATGCTCACCTTG GTTCGTATCAAACAAGTGGTTCGGAGCATTCTTATTTGGTGGAATTTTATTTGGGACCTTGCAAAATGATAAAGGAG ATCGTCTAA